In Actinomadura luteofluorescens, the sequence TGCCAGAGCCGGGAGGCGTCCACGAGGTCCTGGTGGACGCCCAGTCCCGCGCGCTCGGCGTCGGCCCACTCGCGCAGCCTCGGCCACGCGCGGATGAGCGCGGCGCTGGACAGCGTGACGGTCCCGTCCGTCCAGACCAGGACGCCCGCACCGGTGAAGTCGCGCAGGACGCGGTCGACGACCCGGTCGTCGACCTGGCCGTCGGAGAACTCGTCCCGGCGCGCCGAACGCAGCGTGTCCTCGGCGCGCTCGCCAGGCGCGACCAGCCGCAGCAGCAGTTGCGGCACGGCCTCCTGCTCGCGGACGCCCAGGCCGGTGAACACGACCTCCGCGAGTTCGGCGCGGGAGGGCTCGGGCGGCGCGGGCCGGTCGTCGGGGACGGCCCTGCGGGTGGCCTCCTCCAGGTCGATCGCTCCGACCAGGCCGAGAAGCAGGTCCTCGGCGTCGGGACGGTCGGCGGGATCCTTCGCCAGCGACGCCGCCACCAGCGAGCGCAGCGGCTCCTCCAGCACGGAGGTGTCGGGGTGGTGGGTCTCCACCTGACGCGCGATCACGGGCGGGGTGTCGCCGGTGAAGGCGTGCCGTCCGGTCGCGGCGAACAGGACGACCGCGGCCCAGCCCCACACGTCCACCTTGGCGTCGCCGTGCTCGCCCCGGTACCGCTCCGGCGGCATGTACCGAAGGGTGCCCTTGAGCAGGCCGGTCGTGGTGGGCTGCTCCTCGATCCGGGCGATCCCGAAGTCGATGAGGCGCGGCCCGTCCGGGGCCAGCAGGATGTTCTCGGGCTTGAGGTCGCGGTGCACGACCCGCGCGCGATGCACCCCCACCAGCGCGGTGGCCAGCCCGATCGCCAGGCGGCGCAGCTCGTCCGGCCCGTACCGCCCGGCGCGCTCGACGGCCTGCCGGAGGTTCGGCCCGGCGACGTGCTCGCTGACGACGAACGGGATCGGCCCGTCGAGGTCGGCGTGCAGGACCTTGGCGGTGCAGTAGGCGGCGACCTTCCGCCACGCCCATGTCTCCTTGCGGAGCATCTCGCGGTCGCGGTCGTGGACCCCGTACAGGGCCTTGACGGCGACCCGTTCACCGCCGGGCCCGTACCCCTCGTAGACGACACCCTGGCCGCCCGCGCCGAGCCGTCCGTCAAGGTAGAAGGAGCCGAGCTGGCGGGGGTCGCCGGGTTGGAGCGGCTCGGCCATGGCTCTCCTCGCGCTGCCGGTGGAACTCAGATGATCCTCTCAGTCAGACACCAGTGTCTGTCTGTTTGTTCGCCCTAAATGGCACCGGGCGGTGGCCGCGTGGCATGTCCGGAGCGGACACCACAGCGTGCAGCAGGCGAGCCGGAGAGACCAGAGGATCGTGACCGACCGACATGCGCAGGTGATAGGCGGAGGCAGAGGTAAGAGGGACCAGCAGCCGCCTGAGTTCTGATGCGTTGGTCATGAGACGCCGATCATAGAAGTCCTCGTTCGACGTCTGAGGTTCACTGCGGGGGCTGTGATCGGCTCCAGCCTCGGGCGGGGCCTGGTGTGATGTTCCGTTTGGGTTTGGCGCTGTTCATGGGGGGTTGCGTGTCGGGCCGGGTGTGGGCTGGCGGGGACGAGGGATCGGGGACGGGTGCTGGTAGCGGGGCGGTATCTACTGGAGGAGCCGATCGGCAAGGGAGGGATGGGCGAGGTCTGGCGCGCCACCGACCAGAGCCTGGAGCGGACTGTCGCGGTCAAGCTGCTGCTGACGACTGCGCCGGACCCGCAGGCACGCGAGCGGTTCCTGATGGAGGCGCAGACCGCGGCCCGTCTCAGTGACCCGCATGTGGTGGCGGTGTACGACTTCGGGACCCACGAGGGCCGGCTCTTCCTGGTGATGGAGTACGTCGACGGGCACAGCCTCGCCCGCGAGGGGGCCGTGCGCGGTTCCATGACGCCGGCGCGGGTCGCCGGCATCGCCGCGCAGGCGGCGGCCGGGCTGTCCGCCGCGCACCGGCAGGGCGTCGTGCACCGCGACATCAAACCGGGGAACCTGCTGCTCGCCGCCGACGGCACCGTGAAGATCGCCGACTTCGGCATCGCACGGTTCACCGGCGAGGCGTCGGCGGCGCTCACCATGACCGGCCAGGTGATCGGCACCAGTACCTACCTGGCGCCCGAACGGGGCCTGGGCCGTCCCGCCGGCGCGCCCTCCGACGTGTACTCCCTGGGCTGCGTCCTGTACGAGTTGCTGACCGGGCGGCCGCCGTTCCACGGCGACAGCGCCGCCGCCGTCGTGTTCCAGCACGTGGACGCCGCTCCCGTGCCGCCCCGGCACGCGTGCCCGGGGTTGCCAGGCGCGTTCGAGGACTATCTGATGCGGCTCCTGAGCAAGCGGCCCGAGCAGCGCCCCACGGCCCCCGAGGTGGCCGCCTGGTTCGCGGAACGTCCCTGGCACGCCGACCCGCCCACACCGGAGACCGCCGTCACCTCCACGGCCCGGCTGCCCGTCGTCGATCTGCCGTCGCCCCCACCGAGAATCCGTTCGTGGAGGCACTACGGCATCGTCGCGGGCGCCGCGGCTGCCGCGGTCGTGATCGCAGGTGGGATCGGATTGGCGGTCGCCTCAGATGGGGACCGACCTACGCCGTCCCCGACCGTGTCCACCTCGGCGCCATCGGCAGGTAGCGCATCTCCGAGGCCGTCCCCGGAGCACAAGTCCGCCGTCGAGCGCCACGGCCCGCCCCCGAAAAAACCACTGAAACCCGCCAAGAGGGCACCCAAACGCAAGAAGGGCAAGCACAAGTGAACAGCGGACCGGGGGGAGCGTCCTACGGCACAGTGGCGGGAGCGGGGTCTGCCCGCTCCCGCCACTGTCGGGGGTTCACCCCTTGCGGAGTGCCGCGAAGAAGGTGCGTAGGTCGGCGGTCACCGCGTCCGGGGCCTCAAGGGAGGCGTAGTGGCCGCCGGTGGGGAACTCGCTCCAGTGCACGATGTTGGTGTTGTCGCGCTCGGCGAGGGAGCGGATGGTCTGGAAGTCGTCGGCGAAGACCGCGACGCCGGTCGGCGCGGTGTTGATGGCCGGTTCGGCGCCGGAGTGCGCCTCGGCGTAGTGGTAGCGGCCCGCGGTGGCCTGGGTGTTGGTGAGCCAGTACAGCGTGACCTGGGTGAGGATCTGGTCGCGGGTCACCAGGCTCGTGCCGTTGCCGAAGGAGTTGAACAGCTCGCTCCAGGCGAGCTGGCCGACCGGCGAGTCCGCGATGCCGACCGCGACGGTCTGCGGCCGGGAGGCGTTGATCGCGTTGTAGCCGCCGACCGACTGGAACCACTGCATGTGCTCCAGCGCCGCGTACTCCTTGGGCCCGAAGCCGGCGAACTCGGCCGGGTCGCCCGAGGGGAAGGAGAACAGCTGCAGCACGTGCATGCCGAGGTATCCGGGCGGCTTGAGCAGCCCGAGCTCCCGGGAGATCATGGTGCCGGCGTCGCTGCCGTGCGAGCCGTAGGTCTCGTAGCCGAGCTTGCGCATGAGGGCGTCGAAGGTGCGGGCGACCCGCGCCATCGTCCAGTCCCCGTCGGCCAGCGGGGTGCTGAAGCCGAAGCCGGGGATCGAGGGGACGACGACGGAGAACGCGTCCTCGGCCTGCCCGCCGTGCGCGACGGGGTCGGTGAGCGGGCCGATCATGTCGAGGAAGTCCACGAACGAGCCGGGGTAGGTGTGGATGAGCAGCAGCGGGGTGGCGTCCGGCTCCGCGGAGGGCACGTGGATGAAGTGGACCTCCTGGCCGTCGATGTCGGTGAGGTAGTGCGGGAACTCGTTCATCCGCGCCTCCTGCCGCCGCCAGTCGAAGTCGTTGCGCCAGTAGTCGACGGTCTCGCGCAGGTAGCCGTTCGGCGTGCCGAGGTCCCAGTTGTCGACCGCGGCGGGCCGGGGCAGCCGGGTGTTGGCCAGTCGCTGGGCGAGGTCGTCGAGTTCGGTCTGCGCGATCTCTACGCGGAAGGGACGGATTTCGGAGGAAGCGGTGTTCGTCGTCGTCATGTCTTCACAGTAGAACCCATATAGGAAGACCTGATTCCTAATGATGCGGCATCATGCTGAACATGCTGGAAACTTCGGCGAGGCTGCTCGCCCTGCTCTCGCTCCTGCAGTCACGACCGTCCTGGGCGGGCTCTGAACTGGCCGAACGCCTCGGCGTGAGCGGTCGCACGATCCGCAACGACATCGCGCGGCTGCGCGAGCTCGGGTATCCCGTGGACGCCACGCGCGGCACGACCGGTTCCTACTCGCTCGGCGCCGGCACGAAGCTGCCTCCGCTGCTGCTGGACGACGAGGAGGCCGTCGCCATCGCGATCGGGTTGCGCGCCGCGACCGGCATCAGCGGCATCGGCGACAGCAGTGCCCAGGCCCTGGCCAAACTGGAGCAGGTGCTGCCGCACCGGCTGCGCCGCCAGGTGGCGGCGATCCACCAGTCCACGTCGCAGGGGCCGCACAACACCGGTTCCAACGTCGAGGACCCGGAGGTCGACGCGGCGGTCCTGGCCCAGATCGCGACGGCCGTCCGCGACCACGAATGGTTCCGCTTCGACTACACCACCGGGGCCGACGACCGGCCGGGCGAGCTGCCCTCGGGCACGGCGGCGACGTCCGGGCAAAAGCTCGTGGAGCCCTACCGGCTGGTCAACTGGACGCGCCGCTGGTACCTGGTCGGACGCGATCCGCAGACCGGCGCCTGGGCGACGTTCCGGGTCGACTGGATCGCCCCGCGCACGCCCACCCATCGCGTGTTCACCCCGACCCCGCTGCCGGGGCTCGACTACACGAGCTTCGTCCTGCGCGACGTCGCCTCGACGGGCTGGAAGGTGCACGCCCGGATCACCGTGTTCGCCTCCGCGCAGGAGGTGCTGTCGCGTATCAACGCCACCGTCGGCGTGGTCGAGTCGGTCAGCGACGAGCAGTGCGTGCTCGTGACGGGGGCCGACAGCCTGGAGACCATCGCGGTGTACATCGGCATGCTCGGACTCGACTTCGAGGTCACGGGACCGCCCGGTCTCATCGACCATCTCGCCGTCCTGGGCGAACGCTACCTGCGCTCCATCGGCAAGGCCGGCGGCGGTGATGCGGACTCGGCTCGGCGTCCGTGAACGCTCCGCATCGAGGCGCCTCCTACGGCGCGGCGTCTCGACGTCCCGCAAGGGTCATTTTCCCACGGTGGCCTGGACGGTCTCGACCTCTTCGCCGACCTTCATGGGGAGCGTCGCACCGCCGGCGAGCGCCAGGCTCAGCACCGCCGCGGCCAAGCCGAGCGCGGGACGCCACCGCGGCCTCCGGGCTGCCCTCGGCGCCGTCGCGGCGACGTAGTCGCCGACCGCGATGCGCTTCCGGACGGCGACCCAGGACGCCGCCTCTTCGTCGTCCAGCCCACATGCCAGGACGAAGGCGACCAGGAGTTCCTCGCGAGGCAGGCTCTTGCGGCCGAGCGCCGTGGACGCGGTCGAGTAGGGCAGGACGCGACCTGCTTCGGCGGCCCCGGCGCTCCAGTTGCCGGTAGCTGAGACCCGACCAGGCCTTGAGCCGGCGCAGCGCGGCGATGAACTCGCCCTCGTCGGTGGCCACGTCCGGTGACGGTGGCGATGCGGTCACGTTCTCACCCCGATGCTCGTCGATCGCTCCACTATGCCCCAGCCTGAACAGGCCGTACAGCGTCCCGCACAAGCTCGAACAGCATGACCTCTTGATCGTCGCGGCCTGCCTCGGCCAGCCTCTGGCGCATCCCACACGACTGTTCTGGAGGTCGCATGCGACGGATCAATCCGCTCCCCTTCGCCATGGCGCTCACGGCCGCGCTGGCCGCCGCGGGCTGCGGCGGCGACGCCGTGGGCGTGCCGAGGGCCGCCCGAAGCGCGCCCGAGCCCGTCGACCGATCGATCGCGAGTTACCTCGACCGCACGCTGCCCAAGGGCCCGGGCGGGACGGTGGTCGCCGCCCGCGGCACCGAGCTCGTGCACTGCAAGGGTTTCGGCCTGGCGGACCGGACGGCCGGGACCCCGGCCACCTGCGACACCGTCCACGACGTCATGTCGATCACCAAGCAGTTCACCGCGGCCGCCATCATGAAGCTGGAGATGATGGGCAGGCTCAGGACGACCGACCGGATCGGCACGATCCTCGGCCCGGTGCCCGCGGACAAGCGCGGCATCACCCTGCATCACCTGCTGACGCACACGGCCGGGCTGGCCGAGGGGCTCGGTGACGACTACGAGCCCGTCTCCCGCGACGAGATGCTGGCCAAGGCGCTGAAGTCCAAGCTGGTCTCCCGCCCTGGCGAGGAGTTCCACTACTCGAACACGGGATTCAGCGTGCTCGCCGCCATCGTCGAAAAGGTGTCGGGAACCAGCTACGAGCGGTTCCTGGCAAAGTACTTGTTCGCACCGGCGGGAATGACCCGTACGGGCTACGTGCTGCCGAAGTTCTCCCGGTCAGAGGTGAGCGTCGAGTACGACGAGGACGGC encodes:
- a CDS encoding serine/threonine-protein kinase, translated to MLVAGRYLLEEPIGKGGMGEVWRATDQSLERTVAVKLLLTTAPDPQARERFLMEAQTAARLSDPHVVAVYDFGTHEGRLFLVMEYVDGHSLAREGAVRGSMTPARVAGIAAQAAAGLSAAHRQGVVHRDIKPGNLLLAADGTVKIADFGIARFTGEASAALTMTGQVIGTSTYLAPERGLGRPAGAPSDVYSLGCVLYELLTGRPPFHGDSAAAVVFQHVDAAPVPPRHACPGLPGAFEDYLMRLLSKRPEQRPTAPEVAAWFAERPWHADPPTPETAVTSTARLPVVDLPSPPPRIRSWRHYGIVAGAAAAAVVIAGGIGLAVASDGDRPTPSPTVSTSAPSAGSASPRPSPEHKSAVERHGPPPKKPLKPAKRAPKRKKGKHK
- a CDS encoding helix-turn-helix transcriptional regulator, with the translated sequence MLETSARLLALLSLLQSRPSWAGSELAERLGVSGRTIRNDIARLRELGYPVDATRGTTGSYSLGAGTKLPPLLLDDEEAVAIAIGLRAATGISGIGDSSAQALAKLEQVLPHRLRRQVAAIHQSTSQGPHNTGSNVEDPEVDAAVLAQIATAVRDHEWFRFDYTTGADDRPGELPSGTAATSGQKLVEPYRLVNWTRRWYLVGRDPQTGAWATFRVDWIAPRTPTHRVFTPTPLPGLDYTSFVLRDVASTGWKVHARITVFASAQEVLSRINATVGVVESVSDEQCVLVTGADSLETIAVYIGMLGLDFEVTGPPGLIDHLAVLGERYLRSIGKAGGGDADSARRP
- a CDS encoding epoxide hydrolase family protein; the encoded protein is MTTTNTASSEIRPFRVEIAQTELDDLAQRLANTRLPRPAAVDNWDLGTPNGYLRETVDYWRNDFDWRRQEARMNEFPHYLTDIDGQEVHFIHVPSAEPDATPLLLIHTYPGSFVDFLDMIGPLTDPVAHGGQAEDAFSVVVPSIPGFGFSTPLADGDWTMARVARTFDALMRKLGYETYGSHGSDAGTMISRELGLLKPPGYLGMHVLQLFSFPSGDPAEFAGFGPKEYAALEHMQWFQSVGGYNAINASRPQTVAVGIADSPVGQLAWSELFNSFGNGTSLVTRDQILTQVTLYWLTNTQATAGRYHYAEAHSGAEPAINTAPTGVAVFADDFQTIRSLAERDNTNIVHWSEFPTGGHYASLEAPDAVTADLRTFFAALRKG
- a CDS encoding serine/threonine-protein kinase; its protein translation is MAEPLQPGDPRQLGSFYLDGRLGAGGQGVVYEGYGPGGERVAVKALYGVHDRDREMLRKETWAWRKVAAYCTAKVLHADLDGPIPFVVSEHVAGPNLRQAVERAGRYGPDELRRLAIGLATALVGVHRARVVHRDLKPENILLAPDGPRLIDFGIARIEEQPTTTGLLKGTLRYMPPERYRGEHGDAKVDVWGWAAVVLFAATGRHAFTGDTPPVIARQVETHHPDTSVLEEPLRSLVAASLAKDPADRPDAEDLLLGLVGAIDLEEATRRAVPDDRPAPPEPSRAELAEVVFTGLGVREQEAVPQLLLRLVAPGERAEDTLRSARRDEFSDGQVDDRVVDRVLRDFTGAGVLVWTDGTVTLSSAALIRAWPRLREWADAERAGLGVHQDLVDASRLWHGHGRKRSDLYQGRPWNAPSRGPRPAAAT
- a CDS encoding serine hydrolase domain-containing protein; this encodes MRRINPLPFAMALTAALAAAGCGGDAVGVPRAARSAPEPVDRSIASYLDRTLPKGPGGTVVAARGTELVHCKGFGLADRTAGTPATCDTVHDVMSITKQFTAAAIMKLEMMGRLRTTDRIGTILGPVPADKRGITLHHLLTHTAGLAEGLGDDYEPVSRDEMLAKALKSKLVSRPGEEFHYSNTGFSVLAAIVEKVSGTSYERFLAKYLFAPAGMTRTGYVLPKFSRSEVSVEYDEDGASQGRPFDHPWAADGPYWYLRGNGGMLSTGRDMFKWHRALLGDTILSAAAKAKMFEPHARIPKTEAAYGYGWGVLHTKDGRVAWHNGGNDWSFASYSRILHDGTMVYWVTNQASQAGQWNLEERELEMNQALADRARDAD